In a single window of the Osmerus eperlanus chromosome 2, fOsmEpe2.1, whole genome shotgun sequence genome:
- the LOC134009046 gene encoding ferritin, middle subunit-like codes for MESQVRQNYHRECEAAINRMVNLELFASYTYTSMAFYFSRDDVALSGFAKFFKENSEEEREHGNKLMSFQNQRGGRIFLQDIKKPERDEWGSGMEAMQCALQLEKNVNQALLDLHKVASDKGDPHLCDFLETHYLNEQVEAIKKLGDHITNLTKMDAHNNKMAEYLFDKHTLG; via the exons ATGGAATCTCAGGTCCGCCAGAACTACCACCGGGAATGCGAAGCTGCCATCAATCGCATGGTCAACCTGGAGCTTTTTGCTTCCTACACTTACACTTCAATG GCTTTTTACTTCTCCCGTGACGACGTGGCTCTCTCAGGATTCGCCAAGTTCTTCAAGGAGAACAGCGAAGAGGAGCGCGAGCATGGCAACAAGCTCATGTCTTTCCAGAATCAGAGAGGGGGACGCATCTTCCTGCAGGACATCAAG aaaccagagagagatgagtgggGCAGCGGGATGGAAGCCATGCAGTGTGCCCTGCAGCTGGAGAAGAACGTCAACCAGGCCCTTCTCGACCTCCACAAGGTGGCTTCTGATAAGGGAGACCCACAT CTGTGTGACTTCCTGGAGACCCACTACCTGAATGAGCAGGTGGAGGCCATCAAGAAGCTGGGAGACCACATCACCAACCTCACCAAGATGGACGCCCACAACAACAAGATGGCCGAGTACCTGTTCGACAAGCACACCCTGGGCTAA
- the baxb gene encoding BCL2 associated X, apoptosis regulator b, whose product MACERTSDERIGEFVIKKVFQEQLKEVSLEEAVPLSLSETPEVKNEEEQKMVVQLATMVRIIGDKVKDDQELIDAIDGLVASGKESNQRNYWQMVKLVFEDGQITWERIAVLFYVAGRMAVKMVEANLSPLVLDILKWTVDYFRSKLLSWVKQHGGWINSFSELARCQMERMSSMTTKSHGFLLIFLVGIAVGSLITWTVEKRT is encoded by the exons ATGGCTTGTGAAAGGACGTCGG ATGAACGAATAGGAGAGTTCGTGATAAAAAA ggTGTTTCAGGAACAGTTAAAGGAAGTCTCTTTAGAAGAAGCAGTGCCCCTTTCACTATCAGAGACACCAGAAGTAAAGaatgaggaggagcagaagatgGTTGTCCAGCTGGCAACAATGGTCCGGATCATTGGTGACAAGGTCAAGGACGACCAAGAGTTGATAGA TGCCATAGATGGTTTGGTGGCCTCAGGAAAAGAGTCCAACCAGAGAAACTACTGGCAGATGGTGAAGCTGGTGTTTGAAGATGGTCAAATCACTTGGGAGAGGATTGCTGTGCTGTTCTATGTGGCAGGGAGGATGGCTGTGAAG ATGGTGGAGGCTAATCTCTCTCCATTAGTGTTAGACATCCTGAAATGGACAGTGGATTACTTCAGGAGCAAACTGCTGAGTTGGGTAAAACAGCATGGAGGATGG ATCAACAGTTTCTCAGAGCTGGCTCGTTGTCAGATGGAGAGGATGTCATCCATGACCACAAAATCTCATGGATTCCTCCTCATTTTTCTTGTGGGCATTGCAGTGGGCAGTTTAATCACCTGGACAGTAGAAAAAAGAACTTGA
- the aldh16a1 gene encoding aldehyde dehydrogenase family 16 member A1 — protein MAGSTNKTVHDIFQTMEYGPTSTSAATAQAWLEHRSRALDLFIDGKFFHPVDRQTRSVAGSSGETVCSTVCAVQEDVSLSASSAASGFKYWSGLTCHQRAKVLLSLVSGLQRHGQCLSELSDLSQCPSSPSTLVRLAQYYASWAQLRDTLIPDWTPWGVVAVVVSDDCSLYSLMLKVLPALAMGNTVVLIPGLRTAPSALLLAQLFVEAGLPAGVLNVVTGSNASLGTSLAQDPNISYVTYSGNKQDGEMLCKATAGMGVPVSLSLSLGATCPFIIFESADIDSAVDGVIEIAFKKKKDCQWLLCVQEPVWDNVVARLKLRLGRMKCVALTTEAERGLVENAVHEAQQQGATLIQASPVPPSGALYPPTVLCGIAPSCSCVVTPPPGPLLPLLSFRSHSEGVTLGNHSPHGQAASLWTEDLTLALEAAKSLSVGCVWVNSHSVADPSLPVSGHKDSGTCTDGGKEGLFQFLRPSSSSCPLPRSSPASVDYSKFGTEASAAVIPDASDPSSVPSSHLQLVGGKQCKAVSGGSMSVLAPDGAVLAYCPDGGRKDVRNAVEAAIKVQPGWMKKSPAARAQSLYSLAEGLEQRKREVTASLRSQTGLSLEEAEKEVELSIARLCDWAARCDKERGGALLLPQSGSALSFPEALGVVGIVLPDSSPLLSLVSLLGASVAMGNAVVMVPSQKYPLPALEFIQVLHSSDLPGGLVNIITGSRDQLTQALANHSVIKSVWYWGSHKGCQYLQYTCSSPLKTLWLHSQEREKWTSPHPSLLEEMWRQAVQWKSVWIPTA, from the exons ATGGCAGGTAGTACCAACAAGACAGTGCACGATATCTTTCAAACCATGGAGTACGGACCAACGAGTACCAGCGCTGCCACCGCACAG GCTTGGCTAGAACACCGCTCCCGTGCCCTCGACCTCTTCATCGATGGGAAGTTTTTCCAtcctgtagacagacagacacgcagtgTGGCTGGTTCCTCAG gagagactgtgtgcagtacagtgtgtgcaGTACAGGAAGATGTATCTCTGTCTGCATCCTCTGCTGCCAGTGGCTTCAAATACTGGAGCGGACTAACCTGCCACCAAAGGGCCAAGGTCTTGCTCAG TTTGGTGAGTGGCCTACAGAGGCACGGACAGTGTCTGTCAGAGCTGAGTGATCTGTCTCAGTGTCCCAGTTCCCCCTCCACGCTGGTCAGACTGGCCCAGTACTATGCCAGCTGGGCCCAGCTTAGAGACACACTCATTCCTGACTGGACCCCCTGgg gtgtggTGGCAGTGGTTGTCTCTGATGACTGTTCTCTCTACTCTCTTATGCTCAAAGTATTACCAGCTCTGGCCATGG GCAACACCGTGGTGTTGATCCCTGGATTAAGAACTGCCCCTTCTGCTCTCCTGTTGGCCCAGCTATTTGTTGAGGCGGGACTTCCTGCTGGGGTGCTGAATGTGGTGACAGGAAGCAATGCGTCTCTGGGGACCAGTTTAGCCCAGGATCCGAACATCAGCTATGTTACCTACAGTGGCAACAAGCAG GACGGAGAGATGCTGTGTAAAGCCACAGCCGGGATGGGTgtgccagtctctctctctctctcccttggtgCCACCTGTCCCTTCATCATCTTTGAGTCTGCGGACATCGATAGTGCTGTGGATGGAGTGATAGAGATAGCTTTTAAAAAGAAGAAAGAT TGCCAGTGGCTGCTGTGTGTTCAGGAGCCAGTGTGGGACAACGTGGTGGCTCGTCTGAAGCTGCGTTTAGGACGGATGAAGTGTGTCGCTCTCAccactgaggcagagagaggcctggTGGAGAATGCAGTACATGAGGCTCAACAGCAGGGGGCAACA CTAATCCAGGCTTCCCCAGTGCCCCCCTCCGGTGCCCTCTACCCCCCTACGGTGCTGTGCGGGATTGCCCCCTCCTGTTCCTGCGTGGTGACTCCTCCCCCCGGACCCCTGctaccccttctctccttcagaAGCCACTCCGAGGGCGTAACCCTGG GGAACCACAGCCCTCACGGCCAGGCTGCCTCTCTCTGGACTGAAGACCTCACGCTGGCCCTGGAGGCTGCCAAGAG cctgtctgtcggGTGCGTGTGGGTGAACTCGCACTCCGTGGCGGACCCGTCACTGCCCGTCTCCGGACACAAGGACAGTGGCACCTGCACCgacggagggaaggag GGCCTGTTTCAGTTCTTGcggccttcatcctcctcttgtcctctgcctcgttcctcccctgcctctgtcGATTACAGCAAGTTTGGGACAGAGGCCTCGGCAGCTGTCATTCCTGATGCCTCTGATCCTTCCAG TGTTCCTTCCTCCCATCTCCAGTTGGTGGGGGGTAAGCAGTGCAAGGCTGTGTCTGGCGGTAGTATGTCAGTGCTGGCACCAGATGGCGCTGTGCTTGCCTACTGTCCCGATGGCGGGAGGAAGGACGTGCGCAACGCAGTGGAGGCAGCCATTAAAGTTCAACCTGG CTGGATGAAGAAAAGCCCTGCTGCACGTGCTCAGTCTCTCTACTCTCTAGCTGAGGGCCTAGAGCAGAGGAAGCGGGAAGTGACTGCATCCCTCCGCTCCCAAACTGGCCTCTCATTGGAGGAGGCAGAAAAGGAGGTGGAGCTCAGCATAGCCCGGCTCTGTGACTGGGCGGCTCGTTGTGacaaggaaagaggaggagctcTG cTCCTCCCCCAATCAGGATCCGCCCTTTCCTTCCCAGAGGCTCTAGGAGTGGTGGGCATTGTTCTTCCTGACTCaagtcccctcctctctcttgtgtCTCTGCTGGGAGCGTCTGTCGCCATGGGAAATGCAGTTGTCATGGTGCCTAGTCAGAAATACCCTTTGCCTGCCCTTGAGTTCATTCAG GTTCTTCATTCCTCTGACCTTCCAGGAGGCTTAGTCAACATCATAACAGGAAGTAGAGATCAGCTGACTCAGGCTTTAGCCAACCACAGTGTGATTAAATCTGTATGGTACTGGGGCAGTCACAAG GGTTGTCAGTATCTGCAGTACACCTGCTCCAGCCCCCTAAAGACCCTGTGGCTGCACagccaggagagggagaagtggaCTTCCCCTCATCCCTCGCTCCTGGAGGAGATGTGGAGGCAGGCTGTCCAGTGGAAGAGTGTTTGGATCCCTACTGCATAG